The Burkholderia mayonis genome window below encodes:
- a CDS encoding HU family DNA-binding protein, with amino-acid sequence MNKTELIEHIARQADLSKSAAARALDALLSGVTSALQQGGAVTLVGFGTFEVGKRAARVGRDPRTGEAIEIRAANMPKFRAGKALKDALN; translated from the coding sequence ATGAACAAGACCGAATTGATCGAACATATCGCAAGGCAGGCGGACCTGTCGAAGTCGGCGGCGGCGCGTGCCCTCGACGCGCTGCTCAGCGGCGTCACGAGCGCGCTGCAGCAGGGCGGCGCGGTGACGCTCGTCGGCTTCGGCACGTTCGAGGTCGGCAAGCGCGCTGCGCGCGTCGGCCGCGACCCGCGTACTGGCGAGGCGATCGAGATCCGCGCGGCGAACATGCCTAAATTTAGGGCTGGCAAAGCACTAAAGGATGCGCTAAACTGA
- a CDS encoding HPF/RaiA family ribosome-associated protein gives MKLPLEISIQGMPRSDTLEEAVARHAAKLERYCADIIRCRVSVILDDKHKHRGKPFDVHIDVTIPGRELVSNRESDEDVYVALRDAFKNAERMLDDAVNKRQDRTKQSV, from the coding sequence ATGAAATTACCGCTCGAAATCTCGATTCAAGGCATGCCTCGCTCCGACACGCTCGAAGAGGCCGTCGCCCGCCACGCCGCCAAGCTCGAACGCTATTGCGCCGACATCATCCGCTGCCGGGTCAGCGTGATCCTCGACGACAAGCACAAGCACCGGGGCAAGCCGTTCGACGTGCACATCGACGTGACGATCCCGGGGCGCGAGCTCGTGTCCAATCGCGAATCCGACGAGGACGTGTACGTCGCGTTGCGCGACGCGTTCAAGAATGCCGAGCGGATGCTCGACGACGCGGTGAACAAGCGCCAGGATCGGACGAAGCAGTCCGTGTGA
- a CDS encoding BCAM0308 family protein, producing MNHRTRPFKAGSHEEVYPGLAQDPYAMRRKLREPTVCPTCGAVFSAGRWQWLARPDDAHEHQCGACQRTAERLPAGYLHIDGPFANEHLSELLQLLRHHEERTREGHPMQRIMSIDTDDGATVVTTTDVHLARNLGSALKSAYQGSLDLKYSLDEQLVRAYWRR from the coding sequence ATGAACCATCGCACGCGGCCTTTCAAGGCAGGCAGTCACGAAGAGGTTTATCCCGGGCTCGCGCAAGATCCTTATGCGATGCGTCGCAAACTGCGCGAGCCGACGGTGTGCCCGACCTGTGGCGCGGTCTTCAGCGCCGGGCGCTGGCAGTGGCTCGCGCGTCCCGACGACGCGCACGAGCATCAATGCGGCGCCTGTCAGCGTACCGCCGAGCGTCTGCCGGCCGGCTATCTCCATATCGACGGACCATTCGCCAACGAGCATCTGTCCGAGCTGCTCCAGTTGCTGCGCCATCACGAGGAGCGTACGCGCGAGGGGCACCCGATGCAGAGGATCATGTCGATCGACACCGACGACGGCGCGACGGTCGTGACCACCACCGACGTCCATCTGGCGCGCAATCTCGGCTCGGCGCTCAAGTCCGCATATCAGGGCTCGCTCGACCTGAAATACAGCCTCGACGAACAGCTCGTTCGCGCGTATTGGCGTCGATGA
- a CDS encoding carboxymuconolactone decarboxylase family protein — protein MLDGFFRMHRPALAGSAIDERDKQLIAIAAQCDDYIDDCIGYYVHEALHAGASDREILDAAGVVVMMGGGPAVVYAYHGRGVRAVLRGRVIGAARCGAGRHGDRRRSRPGGAIFRARLGRAIVGVRRRSVGGATRCDSRFGFHAGCRCR, from the coding sequence GTGCTCGACGGATTCTTCCGAATGCATCGGCCGGCGCTCGCGGGTAGCGCGATCGACGAACGCGACAAGCAGCTGATCGCGATCGCGGCGCAATGCGACGACTATATCGACGACTGTATTGGCTACTACGTGCACGAAGCGTTACATGCGGGCGCGTCCGATCGCGAGATTCTCGACGCCGCCGGCGTCGTGGTGATGATGGGCGGCGGGCCTGCCGTCGTCTACGCGTACCACGGACGAGGCGTTCGAGCAGTTCTCCGGGGCCGCGTCATCGGTGCCGCTCGATGCGGTGCTGGCCGGCACGGCGACCGTCGACGATCCCGCCCGGGCGGCGCGATTTTTCGCGCTCGTCTCGGCCGGGCGATTGTCGGCGTGCGGCGGCGGTCGGTTGGCGGTGCGACACGGTGCGATTCGCGCTTTGGCTTTCATGCCGGTTGCCGTTGCCGATGA
- a CDS encoding SurA N-terminal domain-containing protein gives MLDFFRNHQRLMMFFLLLIVLPGLGIVGIQGFRGFFDESANVAAVNGHKITRAEFDGMLRQQIDQARQALGAQFDMKAFDTPERRQQLLDGLIQQRALADETQRLHLTASDGAVRQTLLGDPVISSLKKPDGSFDAERYTQMLAMQGMTPDQYQERVRYSLALQQIPTSIVSSAFTPKSVARRLTELAEQQREVQPMVLKSADYAAKVQPTDAQISAYYDAHKQAFATRETATIQYLVYSQATAAAAAQPSDVDIKKYYDDNIAHYRTDAQVRVSHIFIAAAKDASAADKAAAKAKAEQLLAEVRAHPDQFAQIAEKNSQDAPSAAKGGDLGFITRGSTAGGTAFDDAAFALKKDEISGVVQGDFGFHILKATDVKPAVVKPLAEVKDSIAADLKQQFAAKAFADNAEGFSSTVYEKAKSLQPAADKYKLTVQTATVSPQPNPALPPDSPLNNAKFLAAVFAVDSVKNGNNTQAIDVGNNTLIAAHVTNHQPSVVPALDAIKDLVRAKVVAEEAARLAKQDGEAKLAELRKSKSTAGFAAADKISRTQAHGLPPAAVSAIYKVDPKTLPAYVGVDLGSDGYAIFRVNSVAAAAPVDDQRLGAAQQQLAQVYAQSETEAYLASLRARSKVKLYGSAADIAKDGSN, from the coding sequence ATGCTCGATTTCTTTCGCAATCACCAGCGCCTGATGATGTTCTTCCTGCTCCTGATCGTGCTGCCGGGGCTTGGGATCGTCGGCATTCAGGGTTTCCGTGGGTTCTTCGACGAAAGCGCGAACGTCGCGGCCGTCAACGGACACAAGATCACGCGTGCCGAGTTCGACGGCATGCTGCGCCAGCAGATCGACCAGGCGCGCCAGGCGCTCGGCGCGCAGTTCGACATGAAGGCGTTCGACACGCCGGAGCGCCGTCAGCAACTGCTCGACGGACTGATCCAGCAGCGCGCGCTCGCCGACGAGACGCAGCGCCTGCACCTGACCGCATCGGACGGCGCGGTGCGCCAGACGCTCCTCGGCGATCCTGTGATCTCGTCGCTGAAGAAGCCGGACGGTTCATTCGATGCCGAGCGCTACACGCAGATGCTCGCGATGCAAGGCATGACGCCCGATCAATACCAGGAGCGCGTGCGCTACAGCCTCGCGCTGCAGCAGATTCCGACGAGCATCGTGTCGAGCGCGTTCACGCCGAAGAGCGTCGCGCGCCGCCTGACCGAACTCGCCGAGCAGCAGCGTGAGGTGCAGCCGATGGTGCTGAAGTCGGCCGATTACGCGGCGAAGGTGCAGCCGACCGACGCGCAGATCTCCGCCTATTACGACGCGCACAAGCAAGCGTTCGCGACGCGCGAGACGGCGACGATCCAGTACCTCGTCTACTCGCAGGCGACGGCCGCCGCGGCGGCGCAGCCGAGCGACGTCGACATCAAGAAGTACTACGACGACAACATCGCGCACTACCGCACCGACGCGCAGGTGCGCGTGAGCCACATCTTCATCGCCGCGGCGAAGGACGCGAGCGCGGCCGACAAGGCGGCCGCGAAGGCGAAGGCTGAGCAGTTGCTCGCTGAAGTGAGGGCGCATCCGGACCAGTTCGCACAGATCGCCGAGAAGAACTCGCAGGATGCGCCGTCGGCCGCGAAGGGCGGCGACCTCGGCTTCATCACGCGCGGCTCGACCGCGGGCGGCACTGCGTTCGACGACGCCGCGTTCGCGCTGAAGAAGGATGAAATCAGCGGCGTCGTGCAAGGCGACTTCGGCTTCCACATCCTGAAGGCGACCGACGTGAAGCCGGCCGTCGTGAAGCCGCTCGCGGAGGTGAAGGATTCGATCGCCGCCGACCTGAAGCAGCAGTTCGCGGCGAAGGCGTTCGCCGACAACGCGGAAGGCTTCTCGTCGACCGTGTACGAGAAGGCGAAGAGTTTGCAGCCGGCCGCCGACAAGTACAAGCTGACGGTCCAGACCGCGACGGTGTCGCCGCAGCCGAACCCGGCGCTGCCGCCCGACAGCCCGCTCAACAACGCGAAGTTCCTCGCGGCCGTGTTCGCCGTCGATTCGGTGAAGAACGGCAACAACACGCAGGCGATCGACGTCGGCAACAACACGCTGATTGCCGCGCACGTGACGAATCACCAGCCGTCGGTCGTGCCCGCGCTCGACGCGATCAAGGATCTGGTGCGCGCGAAGGTGGTCGCCGAAGAGGCGGCGCGCCTCGCGAAGCAGGACGGCGAAGCGAAGCTCGCGGAGTTGCGCAAGTCGAAGTCGACGGCGGGCTTCGCCGCGGCCGACAAGATCTCGCGCACGCAAGCGCACGGGCTGCCGCCCGCGGCGGTGAGCGCGATCTACAAGGTCGATCCGAAGACGCTGCCTGCGTACGTCGGTGTCGATCTCGGCAGCGACGGCTATGCGATCTTCCGCGTGAATTCGGTCGCGGCCGCGGCGCCCGTCGACGATCAGCGCCTCGGAGCCGCTCAGCAGCAGCTCGCGCAGGTGTACGCGCAAAGCGAGACGGAGGCGTATCTCGCGTCGCTGCGCGCGCGCTCGAAGGTCAAGCTCTACGGCTCGGCCGCCGACATCGCGAAGGACGGCTCGAACTGA